DNA sequence from the Streptomyces canus genome:
ACGACTTCTGCCGGCGGTCAGTGATCATGTCGGCTCCCTCACAGGTTCTGGGCGATGGAATGGATCATGGTGAACGGGGCGATGCCGAGCTCTCGTGCTACGGCGCCGAGATCCGCGAATCGGGTGTGGACTGGCTCGTTCGCCAGATCCGGGACATGGCGAGGATCCCGGCCAGCGAAGACGGAGACCACGTCTCAGGCCTCTTCCTCGCCGGCCATGAAGTCGACGGCACGACCGAATGGCAGGTTCGGGACGGCCAACTCTTCGTCTCGCCGAGCGACGGCAGGTACCGCTACCTCAACGCATGACCTCACTCGCCCTGTTCGTGGCCGGTGAACATGTCGATCAGACCGTAGGGCGTGCTGTCGCCGAACATGAGGGCGTAGAGCTCGGTGCCCTCGGTGGCGGTTGCGGCGCTGCGGGGGAACATGGCCCGCTCGTACTCGGTGAGCGCGGTCTCGAGGTCGTGGGGGCGGGCCGCGAGGGCCTGGGCGAGTTCGGCACCGTCGAGCATGGCGAGGTTGGCGCCCTCGCCGTTCGGGGCGGCGACATGGGCGGCGTCGCCGATCAGCGTCACTCCCGGCACCCGCTCCCACCGGTGTTCGACGGGCAGGGCGGCGAAGGGACGCAGTATCGGGGCGGTGTCGGCGTCGGTGATCAGCGCGGTGAGTTCCGGTGCCCAGCCGTCGAATTCTGCCGCGATGCGGGCGGTGGCCGCGGCGGGGTCGGTGAAGTCGATGTCCGCGAACCACTCCTGCGGGCGGGCGAATATCACGTAGGTGTGCAGGTCGCCGCCCCTCTCCCGGTGCGTCACGAAGCCCTTGCCCGGCGCGAGCACGAACAGTGCGCCGCTCCCGACCGCTTTCGCGCTGACCGGGTGCCGGGTGTCGGCGTCGTACAGGTACACCTCGACGCAGGACATGCCGGTGTACTCGGGCCTCGCGGCGGAGAGCAGCGGCCGCACCCGGGACCAGGCACCGTCCGCGCCGACCAGCAGACCGGTGACGACGGTGCTCCCGTCGGCGAAGGTCACCTCGTGGCGGCCCTCACCGAGCTCACGGGTGCCGCTGACCTTGTGACCCCAGCGGACCGTCCCGGCCGGGAGCGAGTCCAGCAGGAGCTGCCGCAGCTCGCCGCGCTGCACCTCGGGGCGGCCGCCGGTGCCGTCGTCGGCCTGCTCGAACAGGACGGTCCCGTCCGGGGCGAGCAACCGCGTCGCCTCACGGCCCTCCAGGACGAGACCGCGGAACTCGTCCATCAGGCCGGCCGCCTGAAGGGCGAGCTGTCCGTTGTCGTCGTGGATGTCGAGCATCCCGCCCTGCGCACGCGCCGTCGGCGAGGACTCCGCCTCGTAGACGGTGGACGGGATGCCGTTGACGTGCAGGACGCGGGCGAGCGTGAGGCCGCCGAGTCCGGCGCCGATGATCGTGACGTGGGTGGTCATGGTGACTCCTGGGAGGTCGCAGGGCCGGCGGGCGGTCACCCGGCGGGATCTGCGACAAGACTCCTGGCCCCGGCCGACAGGCCGCCGACATCGGACCGACAGTCCCGACAGACGACCGACAGTCCCGACAGCGACTGCTCTCCCGGTACGTCACCCACTGATGCCGACCAGTCGGTATGGACATCCCCGCCCCGGCCCGGTACAGATGCAGTCATGCGAATTTCCGTGACGATCTTCCTCACCGACGAGACCATCACCCCGACCCGGATCGCCCGTGAGCTGGAGGCGCGGGGCTTCGCCGGGCTGTATCTGCCCGAGCACACCCACATCCCCGTCGAGCGGATCACCCCGTACCCGGCGGGCGGCGACCTGCCGCGCGAGTACGGCCGTACCCTCGACCCCTTCGTCGCGCTCGGCCAGGCCGCAGCCGTCACCGAGCGGCTCGGTCTCGGCACCGGCATCACGCTCGTGGCCCAGCATGACCCGATCGACCTCGCCAAGCAGATCGCGACCCTCGACCACCTCTCGGGCGGACGGTTCACGCTCGGACTCGGGTTCGGCTGGAACGTCGAGGAAGCCGCCGACCACGGCGTCGAGTGGCGGACGCGCAGGGAGCTGGTCCGCGACCGGATGGCGCTCATGCAGGCGCTCTGGGCGGACGAGCCCACCGCCTACGAAGGGGAGTTCGGGAGCGTCCGGGCCAGTCACGCCTTCCCCAAGCCCGTCCGGAAGCGGACTCTCGTGGGCGGCGCCGCGGGGCCGAAGTTGTTCTCCCACATCTGTGAGTACGCCGACGGCTGGCTGCCCATCGGCGGACGCGGTCTGACCGAGTCCCTGCCCGTGCTGCGCACCGCCTGGTCCGACGCGGGCCGCGACCCGGCCGCCCTCCAGGTCGTCCCGTACGCCGTCGTCCCCACGCCCGGCAAGCTCGCCCACTACGCCGAGCTCGGGATCGAGGAGGTCGTGCTGCAGCTGCCCCCGTCGGGGGAGACCGAGGTGCTCAAGGTGCTTGACGAGTATGCCCGTTATGTCCAGGGTGAGGGTGAGGGGGTGTGACGTCACCCACCTTCGGGCAGCGCCACTGCCCTGATCACACCGCTCGTATGCTCGAAGGATGACGACTTCCGCGGCCTCCGGAACCGGCCCCACCGACCGCCCCGGCGGTACCGGCCCCACCGAGAACTCCATGCGTCGCGCTCTGAAACGTGCCCGGGACGGTGTCGCCCTCGACGTCTCCGAGGCCGCGGTGCTGCTCCAGGCCCGCGGCCCGGCCCTGGACGACCTCACCGCGTCGGCCGCCCGCGTCAGGGACGCGGGCCTCGCACAGGCGGGCCGACCCGGTGTCATCACGTACTCGAAGAGCGTCTTCATCCCCCTCACCCGGTTGTGCCGGGACAAGTGCCACTACTGCACCTTCGTGACCGTGCCCGGCAAGCTCCGCCGGGCTGGCCACGGCATGTTCATGTCCCCCGACGAGGTCCTGGACGTGGCCCGCAGGGGCGCCGCGCTGGGCTGCAAGGAAGCCCTGATCACCCTCGGCGACAAGCCCGAGGACCGCTGGCCGGAGGCCAGGGAATGGCTTGACGCCCATGGCTACGACGACACCATCGCCTACGTCCGGGCCATCTCCATCCGCATCCTGGAGGAGACGGGCCTGCTGCCCCACCTCAACCCGGGCGTGCTGTCCTGGACCGACTTCCAGCGGCTGAAGCCCGTCGCGCCGAGCATGGGCATGATGCTGGAGACGACCGCCGAGCGGCTCTGGTCCGAGCCCGGCGGACCGCACTACGGCTCCCCGGACAAGGAACCCGCCGTACGGCTGCGGGTCCTCGAGGACGCCGGGCGGTCGTCGGTGCCTTTCACGAGCGGCATCCTCATCGGGATCGGGGAGACGTACGAGGAGCGCGCCGAGTCCCTCTTCGCGCTGCGGCGCACGGCACGGGCGTATCACAGCGTCCAGGAGCTGATCATCCAGAACTTCCGCGCCAAGCCGGACACCGCGATGCGCGGCATGCCCGACGCGGAACTGGACGAGCTGGTCGCCGCGGTGGCGGTGGCCCGCCTCATCATGGGTCCGGCCGCCAACATCCAGGCCCCGCCGAACCTGGTCGACAGCGAGTACGAGCGGCTGATCGGGGCGGGAATCGACGACTGGGGCGGGGTCAGTCCGCTCACCATCGACCATGTGAACCCCGAGCGGCCCTGGCCGCAGATCGAGGAGCTCACCGAGCGGTCCGCGGCGGCCGGTTTCGAGCTGCGGGAACGTCTGTGCGTGTACCCCGAGTTCGTGCAACGCGGCGAGCCCTGGCTGGACCCACGGCTGCGACCGCACGTAGCGGCTCTGGCGGACCCGGAGACGGGCCTCGCGCGTCCCGACGCTCTCCCGCAGGGGCTGCCCTGGCAGGAGCCGGAGGAGGTCTTCGTCCCGTCCGGCCGCACGGATCTGCACGCCACGATCGACACCGAGGGCCGTACGTCCGACCGCCGCGACGACTTCGACGAGGTCTACGGCGACTGGGGCGCCCTGCGCGAGGCGGCCGCCCCCGGCATGGTGCCGGAGCGCATCGACACGGACGTACGGCAGGCCCTGCGGGTCGCCGCCGACGACCCCACGCGGCTGACCGACGCCGAGGCGCTGGCGCTGCTGCACGCGGACGGGTCCGCCCTGGACGCCCTGTGCCACGTGGCCGACGACGTCCGCAAGTCGGTGGTCGGCGACGACGTGACGTACATCGTCACGCGGAACATCAACTTCACCAACGTCTGCTACACGGGCTGCCGGTTCTGCGCCTTCGCCCAGCGACGCACGGACGCCGACGCCTACACCCTGTCCCTGGACCAGGTGGCCGACCGCGCCCAACAGGCCTGGGAGGTGGGCGCGGTGGAGGTCTGCATGCAGGGCGGGATCCACCCCGACCTGCCGGGAACGGCGTACTTCGACATCGCCCGCGCGGTGAAGGAGCGGGTGCCCGGCATGCATGTGCACGCCTTCTCCCCGATGGAGGTCGTCAACGGCGCGACCCGCACCGGCATGTCCATCCGCGAGTGGCTGACGACGGCCAAGGAGGCCGGCCTCGACTCCATTCCCGGCACGGCCGCCGAGATCCTCGACGACGAGGTCCGCTGGGTGCTGACCAAGGGCAAGCTGCCGACGGCCACCTGGATCGAGGTGATCGAGACCGCGCACGAGGTCGGCATCAGGTCCTCGTCGACGATGATGTACGGACATGTGGACCAGCCACGCCACTGGCTGGGCCACCTGCGGACCTTGGCCGGAATCCAGCAACGTACGGGCGGCTTCACGGAGTTCGTGACGCTCCCCTTCATCCACACCAACGCCCCGGTGTACCTGGCCGGCATCGCCCGCCCCGGCCCCTCCATGCGGGACAACCGGGCGGTGACGGCGATGGCACGCCTGCTGCTCCACCCCTGGGTGCCGAACATCCAGACCAGCTGGGTCAAGCTGGGCACGGAGGGCGCGGCGGAGATGCTCCGCTCGGGGGCGAACGACCTGGGCGGCACGCTGATGGAGGAGACGATCTCGCGGATGGCGGGTTCGTCGTACGGCTCGTACAAGTCGGTGAAGGACCTGATCGCGGTGGCGGAGGCGGCGGGCCGTCCCGCCCGTCCGCGCACGACGCTGTACGGGGAGGTGTCGGAGGAGCGGCAGAAGGCGGCGCAGGTCTCCGACGGGCACCTGCCCGAGCTGCTGCCGGTCCTGGACTGACGGGAAAGGTGTCTCGGCGGGGGCCGGTACGATGATCCGACCCCCGTTCGACGGGGATCCTTAGCCGAGGAGATGCGTGCCGTGCCAGCCCCGAAGGTCTGGGTGACGGGTCTGACCGTGGGGGCGATCGCCGCCGTCGTCGCCCTGGCCGTACAGGCCGACAAGGGAACGAAGCCGAGCGTGGCCGCCACCGCCCGGCCGAGCGTGTCGGCGTCCCCGCGCGCGTCCGCGCAGCCCGAGCCGTCGGCGACCGCGGTCCCGGACGCCTCCGGGACCGGCCGCCGGATCGTCTACTCGCTCGGCGACAAGCGGGTCTGGCTGATCGACGCGAGCGAGGCGGCCCGGCGGACCTTCGCCGTCTGGCCGGGGACGGTGGACCCGGCCCCCGGCACCTACTCGGTCTCGCTGCGCCGGGGAGACCCGACGACCGGGTCCGACGGCGTGCGGATCGAGCACATCGTGTACTTCACCGCCGTGGGCGGCGTGAACGTCGCCTTCTCCAACGCGGTGAACGGCTCCTCGCCCCCGCCCGCGAACGGCGCCCAGACCGGCGGCATCCGCATGAAGACGGCGGACGGGTCGGCCCTGTGGACGTTCGGCGAGACGGGGACGAAGGTCGTCGTCGTCAACTAGCGCTGCGGTCGGGCAGGTTGACCACCAGCAGCACGACCCCGCTCAGCACGAACACCCGCAGCGCCGCGTCCAGGCCGTTCCAGGTGTCCGACTGCCACATGGAGAACCACTCCCCGCCGATCGCGATGAACCCGGCGCCGAAGAGCAGCATGAGCATGAGCAGGCCGTAGGTGGAGAAGCGCCGGGCCGCCTGGTCGTCCCGGCGCACCCACAGCCATGTGCCGTAGATCAGCACGAGCGCCGCGAGCGTCTCCCAGACGATGATCGCGACGTACGCCGTGTTCTGAAGTCCCTTGCTGGTGATGGCTCTCCACATCAGATCGTCGTCCTTGAACGTCGTGTCCATCGCGAGAACGTGCTGCACGAACGCCTGGTTGGTCCCGAAGTCCGTGATGTTCCCGAACGCCACGAGCGCTATGTACAGCGCGACGCTCGCGGTGAGGAGGGTGGCGGAGAGGTGGAGTGCGCTGCGTGTGGTGCGTGGGGGTGTCGATGCCATGGAACTCATCTAACCGGAAACCGCTTCGACGATGTCAGTGCTCCTTGTTAGCCTCCAGCGGCCTGTGTGAACAGGCTCAACGAAGCGCGGGGAGGGGACAGTTGACCAGATCGAGAAGATCAGGTGGCGGCAGACTGTGGGCGGTGGGGTGTTCCACGGCCGCCGTCGTGATGGCCATGTCCGGTGTGGCGCACGCGGCGGACAACCTGCCGCCGAAGCAGCCGCTCGTCGAGGACCTCATGACGGGGACCAAGGCGTGCGCGACAGGGGAGGACCGGGCGTACGTGGGAGCGCCGCCCACTCTGCGCGCGGCCCTGTACGACCCTGAGGAGGACAACCAGCCCGCCGAGGCCAACATGGTCAAGGGCGAGTTCGAGGCCTGGTGGACGGATGCCGACGGGGTGGAGCAGAGGCTAACGTACACCACGAACCCGACACTCTCCGGCGCTCGGCAGCTGTGGCGGATGCCGCAGGACGGCATCCCGGCGAACACCGTCGTCTCCTGGCACGTCCGGGCGAACGACGGCACGGAGAACTCCCCCTGGAGCTCCGAAGGCGCGGGCTCCGTCTGCGAGTTCGTCTACGACGACGTGAGCCCCGAGAAGGCGACGATCACCTCTCCCGAGTACCCGCAGGACGTGCTCTGGGTGGACGGAGTGGGCGTGTACGGCCACTTCACCATGGACTCGCCCTCGGACGACGTCGTGGCCTACACGTACGGCTTCATCGGCGGCCCGTACGGGACCGTTCGGCCGGAGCAGCCCGGTGGGAGCGTGACCGTGCCCTTCCTGCCGTTGCGTTCGGGGCCGGACAGGCTGACCGTCCACGCCATCGACCGCTCCGGACGCAGCAGCGGCGAGTCGTCGTACAGCTTCTACGTGCAGTCCGGCCGCGCCCCGGTCGCCCACTGGCGGCTGGACGACGCGGCGGGAGCCACCAGTGCGGGAGCCGAGACGGGCACGGCAGCGCGTGCCGGGTCCGGCGTGACCTTCGGCGGACCGGCCCCCGCGCGCACCGACCTGACCTCCACGGCCCACCTGGACGGCAGCAGCCATGGCTACCTCACCCCGGACGCGCCGGCGGTCGCCGACCCGCGCAAGAGCTTCGCGGTGAGCGCGTGGGTACGGCCCGCGCGGACCGACCGGACCATGACCGTCGCCGGCCAGGACGCGGGCCGGTCCGCGGGGTTCACGCTCGGCCTGCGCGAGGAGGGCACGACGTCCCTCTGGTCGTTCGCCATCGGGGACGCACGGGTGTCGGGCGGCGCACCGGAGACCGGCGAGTGGGCCCACCTGCTGGGTGTGTACGACGCCGAGACCGGTCACGCGAAGCTCTATGCCAATGGTCATGAGGTCGGCACCGAGACCGAGGCCACGCCCGCCGCGACCACCGGCGCCTTCCAGATCGGCCGCGTCCGCCATGGCGAGGCATACCGCGACCGCTGGCGCGGTGACCTGGGCGACGTACGAGTCCACGACCGGGTGGTCGTCCCGGCCGAGGCGGCCCAACTGGCCCATCGCCGACCGAGCCTGCTCGGCCACTGGTCCCTGGAGACGGCCCCGGCCGGCGCAAGCCCCGACCAGAACGGCGGCGCACCCCTGAAGCTGGGTGACGGCGCCGCGATCCACCGCGGCCCTGACGACTCGTGCATCCCGGAACTCGACCCGGACTGCCCCGTGATCCCGTACGCGCTCGTGGGCGACGGCCATCTGACACTGGACGGCCGGACCGGTCACGCGGCCACGGACGGGCCGATCGTCGACACGTCGGACAGCTTCACCGTCGGCGTGGTCGTACGCCTGGCGGACGCCGAGCCGGACCGCCCGATGACCGTGCTCTCGCAGGGCGGTGAGCACACCGACGCCTTCAAGGTGCGCTACCAGCCCTCGGAGCACGCCTGGCAACTGGTGATGCCGCAGCGGGACGAACAGGGCGCGGCCGAGACCGTGGTGGCGCAGGTCGCCGCGGCGGACGGCGGCGAGGGCCGCGGACACCGGCTCGCCGTCGTCTACGACGACGCCACGGACCAGATCAAGCTCTACATCGACGGTGGGAGCATCGCCGCGGCGACCGCGGACTTCCCGAACGGCTGGCCGAGCACGGGTCCCCTGCAGATCGGCCGGGCCCGGACTGGCGAGGGTTGGGGCGAGTACCTGCACGGCGACGTGGACGAAGTGCAGGCGTACGCCGGCGCCCTGAGCGCGGACGACATCAACGGGCTGGGCTGGGGCACCGACCCGTGCCTGTGCTGATGCCTGCCTGAGCGAGTCGGGCCGAAGGGCCGTGGGACCCACCGGATGCACCGGGCACGGGGTCTCACGGCCCTCACTTGTTGCCACACTGGGCGGAACAGGTGGGGACGGACACGGGAGTGTGACCGATGAGGCCTACGCGGCCGTCGATGCAGGAGCTGATCCGGCAGCGCAGGCGGGCCGGGTTCGTGGGGCGCGGTGACGAGCGGGCCGCGTTCCGGCGCAACCTCGACCTGGCGCCGGAGGACGAACGGCACCGCTTTCTCTTCCACGTGCACGGCAACGCCGGGGTCGGGAAGACCTTCCTGGTCCGGGAACTGGAGCAAGTGGCCCGCGAAAAAGGCGCGTTCACGGCCTATGTCGACGAGAGTGTCGGCAGCGTGCAGGAGGCGTTGGCGGCGATCAGCCGCCAACTTGGCGCCCAGGGCTGCCGCTTCAAGGAACTGGAACGGCTCCTCGCCACCCACCGCGAACGCCGACGCGAGGCGGAGGCCGCCGCCGTCGCCACCCTCGAGGCGGAGCCCGAGGGGCCGTCGGCGGGCAGCATGGCCGCGGCGCGGGCAGGACTGGCCGGACTGGGAATGGTGCCGGGCGTGGGAGCCTTCGCGGGCGCCCTGGACGCGGCTCAACTCGCCCAGGGAGCAGACCGGTTGCGAGCCGGCCTCAGCGCGCGCTTCCGCAGCCAGGAAGACGTCCAACTGGTCATGCACCCGGAGCGGGTACTCACCCCGGTTCTTCTGGACGAACTCACCGACGCGGCGGCCGCGGCCCCCTGGATCGTCCTCTTCTTCGACACGTACGAACGGACCGGCCCGTTCTTTGACGGCTGGCTGCTCGAGGTCATGACCGGCGACCGGTACGGCACCCTCCCCGCGACGGTTGTCGTGGTGACGGCGGGCCAACGTCCCTTCGACACCGCCCGCTGGGGCGCCTTCGCGGACTTCATGACGGACGTGCCCCTCGAACCGTTCACGGAAGCGGAGACCCGGGGGCTGCTGGCGGGCAAGGGAGTGGTCGCCGAGCCCGTGGTGGAGGAGGTGCTGCGCCTCACGGGCGGACTGCCGGTCCTCGTGTCGACCCTTGCCGAGCAGCGCCCCACCGGCCCCGAGGACATCGGCGACCCCAGTGCGACGGCCGTAGAACGCTTCCTGAAGTGGGAACAGGATCCGGTACGGCGGTCCGCGGCCCTGGCGTGCTCATTGCCCCGGCACCTGGACATGGACGTGTTCCGGGCGGCCGTGGACTGCCCGGACGACGAGGTGGAACAGCTCTTCGCCTGGCTGCGGTCCCTGCCGTTCGTCACCGACCACGGCGACCGGCTGCGCTATCACGACTTGGTGCGGGAGGCGATGCTGCGGATGCAGCGCGGGCGGTCGCCGCGCGGCTGGGTCCAGCAACAGGCGCGTCTGGCACGGATATTCGGTGAGTGGCGGGCGGAGGCCGAAGCCGGGCGCGCGGACGGGGAGCTGTGGGCGGACGAGGAGTGGCGGGAGCTGCGGCTCGCCGAGTCCTACCACCTGCTGTGCGCTCAGGCGCGTGTCGTACTGCCGTTGGTGCTGCGGGACTTCATGGACGCCTGCGACACGGATGATGTCACCGCGGCCCGGTGGGCGCGGACCCTGCTGGACGCGGGCCGGGACGGCCACATGGAAGCGGTGTCCCGGTGGGGGAACGAACTGTCCCGGACGCTGACCGAGGGCGGCGTCCCCGCGGCACTCGCCCGACTGCTGTCCCGGGCGGCCCTCGACGAACCGGCCCAGGCACACGCCCGCGTGGTACGGGGCAGCGCGCTACGGCGCCTCGGGGCCCTGGAGGAGGCCCTGCGCGAGTACGACCGGGCGGTTGCGCTGGATCCCGGGCTCGCACGCGCCTACCGGGGGCGTTCCTACGTGCGCGGCGAACTCGGCGACTACGAAGCGGCGGTCGACGAGCTGGACCAGGCCCTCGCGCTGGAGCCGGACAATGCCTCCGCCCACTCGGTGCGGGGTGAGTACCACAGGGTGCTGAACCACGGCGACGAAGCGCTCAGGGACCTGGACAAGGGGATCGAACTGGACCCCGCCCACCACTTGGCCTGGGCGTCCAGGGGTGCCGTCCGTCTGACCCGGGGTGAACTCGACTCCGCCCTCGCGGACTTGGACCGGGCCCTCGACCTCAAACCCGACTACACCTGGGCCCTGGTCCGCCGCGCCCGCGTATGGCGCGGCCTCGGCGATCCCACCCGCCAACTGGCCGACCTCGACCGAGCGGTCACCCTCCAGCCGGACTCGCCCTGGGGCTGCTGCGAGCGCGGCGACGCCCTCCGCAATGCCGGCCGCCTCGAGGAGTCCCTCCGCGACTACGATCGCGTACTCGCACTCGCCCCCGACTACGCCTCGGCCCACGCGAGCAGAGGCGCTGCCCTGTCCCAATTGGGCCGCTTCGAGGAGGCACTCAGCGCCCTGAACCGCGCCCTGGACCTCGACCCCACCTACATCTGGGCCCTGTGCCGCCGAGCCGAAACCCACCTCGCCCTCGCCGCCTTCGACGCGGCCCTCGCCGACGCGGAACGCGCATGCGCGTCGAACCCGGACGACGAGCGGGCGCGTGCGGTGCGGGAGCGGGTGCTGGGGGGCGCCGGATAATCCTCAGCCCCGACTGCTCGGGGGCGAACAACCGTCCTGGACACCGACCCGCCCGTGCCATGGTGGCTCGCTGAGCGCGTAAAGGAGACGATTGACCACTTCACCGACAGTGAAGTCCCATCCGGTCAGGCGCTGTCCGCTCCAGTTGATCCCTACGCGGAAGTCGTCCTTGGCCAGATCCGGCAAAGCCGCGCTTCGCCACTGATCCAGCGGCATTGGAACAGCTCGAAATTGAGGACCCCATAGCTGAGCGGCGCGCTGTGCACGGGTCTTCGACGACCAATAGGGGAAAGCTGGTTGCCCAGAACTTGAGACCGGGGTCGGACTGCCGTCGTCGTCTCGAACCCACCAAACAGTACGAGTCCGAGCGATCTCACGGAAGAAGGCCGCTGCCTGGGCCCCGCTTGTGCTCACCAGAACCCTCCGTACGCCTGACCGGCGTCACCCCGACCGGCCGCCGCCCCCGCCCCTGGCGTCATAGGCCCGCCGAGCCTCCTCCACCCTCTCCAGATTCGGTGACCACTGCGCCAGTGTCGCGAACAACGGGGCCAGGCTGCGGCCCAGTTCGGTGATCTCGTACTCCACGCGGGGTGGGACCTCCGCGTGGTACGTGCGGTGGACCAAACCGTCGCGTTCCAGTTGGCGCAGGCGCTGGGTCAGGACCTTGGGGGTGATGGTGGCGATCCGGCGTTCCACTTCCACGAAGCGCTGACGGCCGTACTCGTGGAGGGCCCAGAGGATCGGCGTGGTCCAGCGGCTGAAGACGATGTCGACCACGGGGGCGATGGGGCAGGCGTTCTGGGGTGTGGTCTCCGTCACATCGATACCATCCATCCATTACTTTCCTCTAGGTACCTACTGGCTTCCCGATAGTAGCTTCGCCGGTGTCCACAGAAGCCTCCGGATTGGGGAGCAACATGATCGTGGTGACCGGTGCTACGGGGAACGTCGGGCGGCCGCTGGTGAGGGCGCTTCTCGCGGCGGGGGAGCGGGTGACGGCCGTCTCCCGGCGGAGTCCGGACGACATCCCGGCAGGGGTGCGGCACCATCGGGCCGACCTCGCCGCACCCCGGACCCTCAAGCCCGCCCTCGACGGCGCGGAGTCGCTCTTCCTTCTGACCTCCGGCGACTTCGTGGCGCAGGGCGGCAACCTCGACGACGTCCTCGACGTCGTCCGGGCCGGTGGGATCCGGCGGGTCGTGCTGTTGTCCTCGCACGGCGTCAGCACCGGCGACCATCCCGCCGGACTCGAGGACGCCGTACGGCGGTCGGGGCTCGACTGGACCATGCTGCGGCCCGGCGGATTCCACTCCAACACCCTCCAGTGGGCCGGTGCGGTGCGCGCCGAGCGGACGGTGGCGGCACCTTTCGGGGACGTCGCGCTGCCGACCGTCGACCCGGACGACATCGCCGAGGTCGCCGCCGTCGCGCTGCGGGATCGCGGACATGCCGGGCGCGTCCACGAGTTGACCGGACCCGCCCCGATATCGCCTCGGCAGCAGGCCGCCGCCCTAGCGGACGCGCTGGGCGAACCCGTGCGGTTCGTCGAGCAGACCCGGGCCGAGGCCAGGGCCGGGATGGTCCG
Encoded proteins:
- a CDS encoding FAD-dependent oxidoreductase, whose product is MTTHVTIIGAGLGGLTLARVLHVNGIPSTVYEAESSPTARAQGGMLDIHDDNGQLALQAAGLMDEFRGLVLEGREATRLLAPDGTVLFEQADDGTGGRPEVQRGELRQLLLDSLPAGTVRWGHKVSGTRELGEGRHEVTFADGSTVVTGLLVGADGAWSRVRPLLSAARPEYTGMSCVEVYLYDADTRHPVSAKAVGSGALFVLAPGKGFVTHRERGGDLHTYVIFARPQEWFADIDFTDPAAATARIAAEFDGWAPELTALITDADTAPILRPFAALPVEHRWERVPGVTLIGDAAHVAAPNGEGANLAMLDGAELAQALAARPHDLETALTEYERAMFPRSAATATEGTELYALMFGDSTPYGLIDMFTGHEQGE
- a CDS encoding LLM class F420-dependent oxidoreductase — its product is MRISVTIFLTDETITPTRIARELEARGFAGLYLPEHTHIPVERITPYPAGGDLPREYGRTLDPFVALGQAAAVTERLGLGTGITLVAQHDPIDLAKQIATLDHLSGGRFTLGLGFGWNVEEAADHGVEWRTRRELVRDRMALMQALWADEPTAYEGEFGSVRASHAFPKPVRKRTLVGGAAGPKLFSHICEYADGWLPIGGRGLTESLPVLRTAWSDAGRDPAALQVVPYAVVPTPGKLAHYAELGIEEVVLQLPPSGETEVLKVLDEYARYVQGEGEGV
- a CDS encoding bifunctional FO biosynthesis protein CofGH — translated: MTTSAASGTGPTDRPGGTGPTENSMRRALKRARDGVALDVSEAAVLLQARGPALDDLTASAARVRDAGLAQAGRPGVITYSKSVFIPLTRLCRDKCHYCTFVTVPGKLRRAGHGMFMSPDEVLDVARRGAALGCKEALITLGDKPEDRWPEAREWLDAHGYDDTIAYVRAISIRILEETGLLPHLNPGVLSWTDFQRLKPVAPSMGMMLETTAERLWSEPGGPHYGSPDKEPAVRLRVLEDAGRSSVPFTSGILIGIGETYEERAESLFALRRTARAYHSVQELIIQNFRAKPDTAMRGMPDAELDELVAAVAVARLIMGPAANIQAPPNLVDSEYERLIGAGIDDWGGVSPLTIDHVNPERPWPQIEELTERSAAAGFELRERLCVYPEFVQRGEPWLDPRLRPHVAALADPETGLARPDALPQGLPWQEPEEVFVPSGRTDLHATIDTEGRTSDRRDDFDEVYGDWGALREAAAPGMVPERIDTDVRQALRVAADDPTRLTDAEALALLHADGSALDALCHVADDVRKSVVGDDVTYIVTRNINFTNVCYTGCRFCAFAQRRTDADAYTLSLDQVADRAQQAWEVGAVEVCMQGGIHPDLPGTAYFDIARAVKERVPGMHVHAFSPMEVVNGATRTGMSIREWLTTAKEAGLDSIPGTAAEILDDEVRWVLTKGKLPTATWIEVIETAHEVGIRSSSTMMYGHVDQPRHWLGHLRTLAGIQQRTGGFTEFVTLPFIHTNAPVYLAGIARPGPSMRDNRAVTAMARLLLHPWVPNIQTSWVKLGTEGAAEMLRSGANDLGGTLMEETISRMAGSSYGSYKSVKDLIAVAEAAGRPARPRTTLYGEVSEERQKAAQVSDGHLPELLPVLD
- a CDS encoding DUF2165 domain-containing protein yields the protein MASTPPRTTRSALHLSATLLTASVALYIALVAFGNITDFGTNQAFVQHVLAMDTTFKDDDLMWRAITSKGLQNTAYVAIIVWETLAALVLIYGTWLWVRRDDQAARRFSTYGLLMLMLLFGAGFIAIGGEWFSMWQSDTWNGLDAALRVFVLSGVVLLVVNLPDRSAS
- a CDS encoding LamG domain-containing protein, translating into MAMSGVAHAADNLPPKQPLVEDLMTGTKACATGEDRAYVGAPPTLRAALYDPEEDNQPAEANMVKGEFEAWWTDADGVEQRLTYTTNPTLSGARQLWRMPQDGIPANTVVSWHVRANDGTENSPWSSEGAGSVCEFVYDDVSPEKATITSPEYPQDVLWVDGVGVYGHFTMDSPSDDVVAYTYGFIGGPYGTVRPEQPGGSVTVPFLPLRSGPDRLTVHAIDRSGRSSGESSYSFYVQSGRAPVAHWRLDDAAGATSAGAETGTAARAGSGVTFGGPAPARTDLTSTAHLDGSSHGYLTPDAPAVADPRKSFAVSAWVRPARTDRTMTVAGQDAGRSAGFTLGLREEGTTSLWSFAIGDARVSGGAPETGEWAHLLGVYDAETGHAKLYANGHEVGTETEATPAATTGAFQIGRVRHGEAYRDRWRGDLGDVRVHDRVVVPAEAAQLAHRRPSLLGHWSLETAPAGASPDQNGGAPLKLGDGAAIHRGPDDSCIPELDPDCPVIPYALVGDGHLTLDGRTGHAATDGPIVDTSDSFTVGVVVRLADAEPDRPMTVLSQGGEHTDAFKVRYQPSEHAWQLVMPQRDEQGAAETVVAQVAAADGGEGRGHRLAVVYDDATDQIKLYIDGGSIAAATADFPNGWPSTGPLQIGRARTGEGWGEYLHGDVDEVQAYAGALSADDINGLGWGTDPCLC